The DNA region GATCAACTCGCCAGTGATCCTGGCAACTTGCACGATTGCGCGGGACCGACGCGTTTTGACGTAACCGACCCGAACCGATCGCGCACCATCTGAGCGGTGACTCAGGCCGCCTACCTGGAGGACGTCAACCTGGTCGAGCGCTGCCTCGGCCGGGTCAGCGGCGCCCAGGAGGCCGCGGCGCGGGATCTGTTCCGGCGCTACCGCGGCCGGGTCCACGCCGCGCTGTTCCGCATCCTCGGCGGCAACGCCGACATGGAGGACCTGCTGCAGGAGACCTTCGTCCAGGTGTTCGCGTCGCTCAAGTCGTGGCGGGCCGAGGCCAGCCTCGCCACCTGGATCGATCGCATCGCGGTGCGCGTGGCCTACCGGGCGATCGGGCGCCGCCGGGCCCGGCCCGAGCACCTCGCGCTCGACGGCGAGACGCCCGAGGTGGTGGTCGCCACCGACGGCCCGGCCGCGGTGCTCGCCAAGGACGGCGTGCGCCGGCTCTACGCCGCGCTCGACCGCCTGCCGCCGGCGGCCCGGGTCGCGTTCGCGCTGCACGAGATCGACGGCCGCTCGATGGCCGAGGTGGCCGAGGTGACCAACGCCACCGTCACCGCGACCAAGCTGCGGGTGTGGCGGGCCCGGCGCACGCTCGAGGCCGCGGCCGCCAGGGACCCGGTCCTGCGCGAGTTCCTGCGCGACGACGGAGGAGCCCGATGAGCCTGCGCGAGCGCGTCGTGGTCGAGGACCTGGAGCCCGAGGCGTGGCGGCACCTCGAGCAGCGGGTGGTCGCGCGCGTCGGCGACGCGGTCGCGACCCCGACGCCGCGGCGGTGGTGGCCGGCCCTGGCGGCGGTCGCGGCCGCGGCCGCCGTGGTCGTGGCGATCGTCGCCACCCGCGGCACCACCGCGCCGGCCCGGCCGATGGTCGTCGCCGCCGACGGCCGCGGCGCCCACGTCGATCTGGGCGACGCCGTGATCGACGCCGAGCCCGGGACCCGGTCCGAGGGGACGCGCCCCGACGGCGGCGTCCGGATCGCGCTGGCGACCGGCGCGATCGCGCTCGAGGTCGCGCCCCGGCGCGGCCGCCCGCCGCTGTGGGTGGTCGCCGACGACGTGACCGTGCGGGTGATCGGCACCGCGTTCACCGTGCGTCGCGCGCCGGCGATCGAGGTCGCGGTCAGCCACGGCGTGGTCCAGGTCGAGCGCGGCGGCGCGCTGGTCGCGGTCCGCGCCGGCGAGCGCTGGTCGACCGCCGACGGCGTGGTCGCGGTCGCGCGCGCCGCGAACGCGGGCGCGGGCACGGGCGCGGGCGTCGGCCCGGCCGGCACCATCGGCGCCACGACGCCGGGCGCGGGCCTCACCACCGGGCCCGGGGTCGCGTTCGACCCCCTCGCCGAGGCCCACGTCGCCGCGGCCCCGCCGACCTCGCCGACCGCCCCGCCCCCGCCTGCCGTCGCCACCGGCCACGACCACCCGCGCCCGGGGCGGCCGCGGCCACCCACGCCGCCCGCCGACGCCGCCACCGATCTGCGCCGCGCGCTGGCCGCGCAACCCG from Myxococcales bacterium includes:
- a CDS encoding RNA polymerase sigma factor — encoded protein: MTQAAYLEDVNLVERCLGRVSGAQEAAARDLFRRYRGRVHAALFRILGGNADMEDLLQETFVQVFASLKSWRAEASLATWIDRIAVRVAYRAIGRRRARPEHLALDGETPEVVVATDGPAAVLAKDGVRRLYAALDRLPPAARVAFALHEIDGRSMAEVAEVTNATVTATKLRVWRARRTLEAAAARDPVLREFLRDDGGAR
- a CDS encoding FecR domain-containing protein, yielding MSLRERVVVEDLEPEAWRHLEQRVVARVGDAVATPTPRRWWPALAAVAAAAAVVVAIVATRGTTAPARPMVVAADGRGAHVDLGDAVIDAEPGTRSEGTRPDGGVRIALATGAIALEVAPRRGRPPLWVVADDVTVRVIGTAFTVRRAPAIEVAVSHGVVQVERGGALVAVRAGERWSTADGVVAVARAANAGAGTGAGVGPAGTIGATTPGAGLTTGPGVAFDPLAEAHVAAAPPTSPTAPPPPAVATGHDHPRPGRPRPPTPPADAATDLRRALAAQPVAAAPPTTATTAAAAIAEFQRASVTSRGAAAASAQWGLARTQWSSGRARDALRSLDGYLRRFPTGAESDAVHWLRLRLLCARSFDDTCRAAAHTYADRTTDPTRRALALRVTDTR